The following proteins are encoded in a genomic region of Cryptococcus neoformans var. neoformans JEC21 chromosome 2 sequence:
- a CDS encoding endopeptidase, putative, with translation MEEIGIDLKMEDPSLPAQISEKQNLLNSLPSGSEELYSTWKRLEAHREFLQLQEEYIRDETQNLRRELLRAQEEVKRIQSVPLVIGQFLEPVDERRAIVGSTTGSNYVVRILSTLDRELLKPSSSVALHRHSNALVDILPPEADSSIAMLGADEKPDVKYSDIGGLDSQKQEIREAVELPLVQQDLYRKIGIDPPRGVLLYGPPGTGKTMLVKAVANATKAAFIRVVGSEFVQKYLGEGPRMVRDVFRLARENSPCIIFIDEVDAIATKRFDAQTGSDREVQRILIELLTQMDGFDQQTNVKVIMATNRADTLDPALLRPGRLDRKIEMPNPSRRERRLIFQTVTSKMNLGPDVDLEDYVSRPDLLSSAQIASICQAAGLQAVRKNRYVILPIDFEEAWKSVVKRNDETHEFYR, from the exons ATGGAAGAGATCGGCATTGACCTCAAAATGGag GACCCCTCCCTCCCAGCTCAAATCTCGGAGAAGCAAAATCTCCTCAACTCTCTGCCTAGTGGCAGTGAAGAACTCTACAGTACTTGGAAGAGGCTTGAAGCCCATCGAGAGTTTTTACAGCTCCAAGAG GAGTACATCCGTGACGAGACCCAGAACCTGAGAAGAGAACTTCTGAGGGCACAGGAAGAAGTCAAGCGAATTCAATCTGTTCCATTGGTCATTGGCCAATTCCTCGAACCCGTTGATGAACGACGAGCCATTGTTGGAAGTACAACTGGCTCCAATTATGTTGTCCGAATCCTTTCCACTCTGGATCGTGAACTTCTCaaaccatcttcttctgtggCTCTTCACCGCCACTCAAATGCTCTGGTAGATATTCTCCCACCAGAAGCAGATTCATCTATTGCGATGTTGGGAGCGGATGAAAAGCCGGACGTGAAGTACTCGGACATTGGTGGCCTGGATTCACAAAAGCAGGAAATCAGGGAGGCGGTCGAGTTGCCACTTGTACAACAAGACCTGTACAGGAAGATCGGAATAGATCCACCTAGAGGCGTGCTGCTCTATGGTCCTCCAG GTACTGGTAAGACTATGCTTGTTAAGGCTGTTGCCAACGCAACCAAGGCCGCATTCATTCGTGTCGTTGGCTCCGAATTTGTGCAGAAGTATTTGGGTGAA GGTCCTCGTATGGTCCGAGACGTTTTCCGATTGGCCCGAGAAAACTCCCCATGTATCATCTTTATCGATGAAGTTGACGCCATTGCCACAAAGCGTTTCGATGCTCAAACCGGTTCGGACCGTGAAGTGCAGCGTATCTTGATCGAGCTACTTACCCAAATGGACGGGTTCGACCAACAAACCAACGTCAAG GTCATTATGGCCACCAACCGAGCGGATACTCTTGACCCTGCGTTGCTTCGTCCTGGTCGTTTGGACAGGAAGATTGAGATGCCCAATCCCTCTAGACGTGAGAGGCGCTTGATTTTCCAGACCGTCACTTCTAAAATGAATCTGGGTCCCGACGTCGACCTTGAGGATT ACGTGTCCCGACCGGACCTGCTCAGTTCTGCTCAAATTGCCTCCATCTGTCAAGCCGCCGGTCTCCAAG CTGTGCGAAAGAACCGATATGTCATTTTGCCAATTGATTTTGAGGAAGCCTGGAAG TCTGTTGTCAAGCGTAACGACGAGACTCACGAGTTTT ATCGGTAA
- a CDS encoding cell growth-related protein, putative produces MGKRKAAKKPVAKKKAEPLSSVFKCLFCNHDKAVNVKLDKATMFGHLHCKVCGQKYSTPINNLSAAVDVYCDWVDACEEVRQQQPPKQRAPRGPDPLTHGQAGGAGYDPEGAEEDDEEQEYNFNDKDEEEDDRRKEPEDRAGKRRKVQEESEDEDD; encoded by the exons ATGGGTAAAAGAAAGGCCGCCAAGAAGCCAGTTGCCAAAAAGAAGGCAGAACCACTAT CGAGTGTTTTTAAATGCCTGTTTTGTAACCACGACAAAGCTGTCAATGTAAAGCT TGACAAAGCCACCATGTTCGGTCACTTGCATTGTAAAGTTTGCGGACAGAAATATAGTACACCTATAAATA ACCTTTCAGCAGCCGTTGATGTTTACTGCGA TTGGGTCGACGCATGTGAGGAGGTTCGACAACAACAGCCTCCTAAACAACG TGCGCCCCGAGGCCCTGATCCTCTTACTCATGGCCAGGCAGGAGGAGCTGGATATGACCCTGAaggagctgaagaagacgacgaagagcaGGAGTATAACTTCAATgataaggatgaggaagaggatgacaGACGGAAAGAACCTGAAGATAGGgcagggaagaggaggaaagtgCAAGAAGAGTctgaggacgaggatgactAA
- a CDS encoding WD-repeat protein, putative — translation MSSGGHTNAAGPSRQHSLTAESRSLTTARQKEKAPQLEDVVLEEGLFEQEIDLLIGQYLEARGASKAARIWDEQILGRSANGSTRKEHIEDVERAILDGDWGSIENLVARPGLLRIQTQKAFLYLVYRQQFLEHVENRESQKAFNLLQKRLKALEHYQPVPYDFYSLSYLTSASTVHDAPTFRDWAGVGPERDRLVGVWKELMDAERGGGVDERRYIPPDRLKTLLKQAAAWQVGRVGKKRDDIVKIPTLLQDYRPLELPSKLLRLVEGHLANVKCVELIGSTAQHVVSGSSDCTLRVVSTEDGSLSHILSGHSSRVWSCDSSPSGEMIASSSGDGTIRLWSASKGDCLGVLVGDGGDVYNVRWRPNREDQVVSASYDRILRSWDIETGKQLRTFSGHSQSTLAIAYDSTGNTIASGSKDKHVRLWDAVGGVCTNTMTDCLGEISSVEFDNEGKYLLVGCKDNSNRLWDLRMQRSVYRYTGHQNTSKNLVRCSFACSTSLVISGSEDGSVYIWDREGNSNDRRSNSLVPSTRDNELLAPERKGSGGDLTDFNIHPSSPAYYPPREGVRNRNSFARRGEITVRPSKVLVGHGEGAVFEVRWKEGKMVSAGEDGSVGVWGAETN, via the exons ATGTCAAGCGGAGGACACACCAACGCAGCGGGACCGTCTCGACAACATTCACTCACCGCCGAGTCCCGCTCGCTCACCACAGCACGtcaaaaggagaaggctcCTCAGCTGGAGGACGTAGtcttggaggaagggctTTTTGAACAG GAGATTGACCTTCTTATTGGCCAATATCTTGAAGCTCGGGGTGCATCTAAAGCTGCCAGGATATGGGACGAACAGATTCTGGGGAGAAGCGCCAATGGCTCCACAAGAAAGGAGCATATagaggatgtggagagAGCCATATTAG ATGGCGATTGGGGGTCGATTGAAAACCTGGTCGCTCGACCTGGATTGTTAAGAATCCAAACACAGAAAGCATTCCTGTATCTTGTTTACCGACAGCAGTTTCTTGAACATGTTGAGAACC GTGAATCACAAAAGGCCTTCAATCTGCTTCAAAAACGGCTGAAAGCCCTGGAACACTATCAACCAGTTCCATACGACTTTTATTCGCTATCCTATCTTACATCAGCATCGACTGTCCATGACGCCCCTACTTTTCGAGACTGGGCGGGTGTTGGGCCTGAACGGGATAGACTGGTAGGAGTTTGGAAGGAATTGATGGACGCGGAGCGTGGTGGAGGCG TGGACGAAAGGCGATACATACCGCCCGATCGGCTGAAAACGCTTCTAAAGCAAGCGGCGGCTTGGCAGGTGGGGCGAGtaggaaagaaaagggacGATATCGTCAAGATACCTAC GCTATTACAAGACTATCGACCTTTAGAACTACCCAGCAAGCTGTTGCGTTTGGTAGAGGGGCACTTGGCGAATGTTAAATGTGTAGAACTGATAGGCTCAACGGCTCAACATGTAGTCAGTGGCTCAAG TGATTGCACTCTTCGAGTAGTCTCGACTGAAGACGGCAGTCTCAGCCATATCCTTTCAGGTCACTCATCCAGGGTGTGGAGTTGCGATTCTTCTCCGTCAGGAGAGATGATTGCTAGTTCGTCTGGCGATGGTACAATCCGGCTGTGGTCTGCGTCCAAGGGTGACTGTCTGGGAGTTTTGGTAGGCGATGGCGGAGATGTGTATAATGTCAGGTGGAGACCTAATCGAGAA GACCAGGTGGTATCCGCATCTTATGATCGAATTTTGCGATCATGGGATATTGAGACTGGCAAACAATTACGTACATTCTCGGGTCACAGCCAGAGTACATTGGCTATCGCGTATGATTCCACGGGAAACACCATTGCGTCTGG TTCCAAAGATAAGCATGTTCGACTTTGGGATGCTGTGGGTGGGGTTTGCACCAACACGATGACGGATTGTCTGGGCGAGATCTCTTCGGTAGAGTTCGACAATGAAGGAAAGTACCTCTTAGTGGGATGCAAGGACAATTCCAACCGGCTGTGGGATTTAAGAATG CAACGCAGCGTGTACCGTTACACAGGACATCAAAATACTTCAAAGAACCTCGTGCGTTGCAGTTTCGCCTGTTCCACGTCCCTTGTGATCAGTGGCTCGGAAGATGGTTCGGTCTACATATGGGATCGAGAAGGCAACTCGAACGACCGTCGATCCAACAGTCTCGTCCCCTCAACGCGCGACAACGAACTCCTCGCTCCTGAGCGCAAAGGCTCCGGAGGTGATCTCACAGATTTCAATattcatccttcatctccgGCTTATTATCCTCCACGAGAAGGTGTCCGCAACCGGAATAGTTTTGCAAGACGTGGCGAAATCACAGTGCGCCCATCAAAGGTGCTAGTGGGGCACGGGGAAGGTGCAGTGTTCGAGGTtagatggaaagaaggcaagatggTCAGTGCAGGCGAAGATGGGTCCGTAGGCGTCTGGGGCGCAGAGACAAATTAA